The Deltaproteobacteria bacterium DNA window GGGGACAACTCGCTCACCTCGTCGAGAAAGAGGGTCCCCTTGTGGGCGGATCGAAACAGACCGGGATTGGAGACGTGGGCTCCTGTAAAAGCACCCTTGACATGTCCGAAAAGCTCGCTTTCCATAACGGTTTGGCTTATGGCAGCACAGTCGACGGCTACGAAATTCTTCTTGGACCGAGAACTGTGAAAGTGGATTGCACGGGCCACCAGCTCCTTCCCGGTTCCCGTCTCCCCCTGAATCAAAACCGTCGTATCCATGGGGCCAACCCGGCCGATAGTCTCCTTCACCTTCAGAAGCGCCTTGGAGTTACCCACCAAACTGTCAAAGCCAAACCGAAATATCGCTCTGGCTCTGAGCCTGCGGTTTTCTTCGCTGAGTTCCCAGATGTGGCGGAGTTGGCCTATTCGAGCACGTAGTCCCTCAGGAGAGAAGGGTTTTTCCAGGAAATCAAGAGCTCCAAGCTTTATCGCCTTCACAGCTTCCCTGACCCCCCCATGTCCGGTCAGCATTATGACCATGAGGTCCGAGTCATGCTCTTTCATCTCTTGCAGAAGCGTCAGGCCGTCCATGCCGGGCATTTTGAAATCGATCAGCGCCGCGTGTATGCGGGTCCTCCTCTGGATCGCCAGAGCCTCCTCCCCATTACGAGCCGTGTGGATATGGTAGCCCTCATCTACGAAGATATCCCTAAGCAGAGAGAGCACCATTGCCTCATCATCGACGAGCAGCAGAGAGAATCCCGTCTTATCGGCACCCATACTTCCTATACTGCCACAAGACCTGTTGGTTTTCAAGGAACAACTATCATTCTGATAGGGTGAAAAAAAAAGGCAGAGCCCCCGCTCTGCCGACGTAAGGAGATAAATGTTTCTTTACTGATTAGTATATACCCGAAGAGAATTAAAAATCCATTAAAGGGAGATTAAACTTTTTTAACCTTCCATCGGGTGGCGACACCTCCTTGAGTAAAACCCGATCAGGGTTCCATGGTTGCGACCTCGCCCCCTTCCCTCAGGCTGCAATCAGAAATCTCTCTTTCCACCGATAGGGAGCTCGATCAAGGGCGAGCTTGACACGGCAGAGGTCGGATGTTAAGTTGAAGCCAACAGAACAGGGGCCGAAACCAAAGTGGGTTCTTGTGATCCACCGGCTTAACCCTGTGAGGGGCGGACGGTGATGGCTAAGAAAACCATCCTCGTTGTAGACGACGATGAGGATCAGCGACTTCTCTGCCAGGAGGTGCTCGGTGACGAAGGTTACGAGATCATGGTGGCCAGGGACGGTAAGGAAGCCCTTGAAAGGGTTGAACACAGGATTCCGGACTTGGTGGTACTCGACATCGTGATGCCGGAAATGGACGGCATGGAGGCGATGACCAGGATACTCCGCAAGCACAAGAAGATCCCGGTGATCCTGAATACCAGTTACTCCAGGTTCCGTGAAGATTTCCTGACCGGAGCAGCCGATGCGTACGTGGTCAAATCCTCGGATCTCACCGAATTGAAAAAGAAGATAAGAGAACTTATTTCTTCCTCTCCGTAAGCAGGCCTCTCTCATCAGCCTTCCTCAGTGGATATCTCCCCTATGGTCCTGTTGTTTGAGGGTGCTGACAAGTTTGTCCGTAAGACCTCCGAATCCGCCGTTGCTCATGACTACAACGAGTTCCCCTTGCCGGACACTGTCAGAGAGAAAAGCCACGATTTCGTCGACCTCGGGCATATACCACGCTCTTTGAGTGAGATTCACCTCGATATCCCTGGCGAGTCTTGCCGGGTCGAGTCGATGAACCGGGTCGATACGGTCTTTCCTGTATACTTCCCCAATGAGAACCCCGCGTGCCCCCCGGAACGCCTCTGCCAACTCCCTCTGGAAAAGATTGCGGCGGGTCGTGTTGGTCCGCGGCTCGAATACGGCCCACAGGGGACGTCCCGGATAGTGGGCCTTAAGAGCCGATATGGTTCTGGCAATGGCTGTGGGATGATGCGCAAAGTCGTCGAAGACGGTCACACCCCGGAAGGTTCCCCTCTTCTCCATTCGGCGCCGAACCCCCTTGAATGTCCCGAATCCCCTCTGTATTTCTTGACTCGTGAGGCCCAGCCTGTGGCATACGATATAGACGGCCGCTGCGTTGAGGGCATTGTGTTCGCCCATCACGGGGAGATACAGTCGACTGTTCAAACGCCCCTTGTGGAGTAAGGAGAAGGCAATCCCCTCCCCTTCTGGTCTGAACTCGGCAATCCGCCATGTCACATTCTCTCCCAGACCGAACCATTCAACAGGACAGAAGGTTCGTTTCAGAGCCCTCCTGACCGCGCTCTCGTCACCGTTGGCAACCACCAGTCCTTTCCGGGGAATCAGCTGCTGCGCACTTGCAAAGACCGTCTCGATTTCGTGGATGTTCCTGTAGATGTCTGCATGGTCGAATTCGATGTTGGTTATGATCATCACATCAGGCCGATAATGGAGAAACTTGGGCCTCTTGTCGAAAAAGCATGTGTCATACTCGTCACCTTCGAGAACCACTTCACTCCCCTCTGTCCGTCTTATCGGCCTGGCGAAGTTGAGTGGTATGCCGCCGACGAAAAAGGATGGGCTTCTCCCGCTCGATTCGAGGACCCAGGCCAGGAGAGAGGACGATGTGGTCTTGCCGTGAGTTCCTGTCACCACGAGGGACCGCTTTGCCCGGATGAGCTCCTTTCTCAGCAGTTCCGGCAGCGAAACATACGGGATCTTCAGATCGAGGACCGCTTCGATCTCCGGGTTTCCTCTTGACAGGGAATTACCTATGACCACGAGATCAGGCCTGGGCACCAGGTTCGACGGATCAAAGCCGATGGCAAAGCCTATGCCCTCTCCCTCTAGATAGGTGCTCATGGGTGGGTAGACCCCCGTATCCGAGCCTGTCACCCGATATCCTTTCGCCTTCATCAGCACGGCGCCCGCAGCCATGCCGGTTCCGCAGATTCCTATGAAATGAATGTGATTTTGTGACTTCATCGGATAGATAACCCACTCTCCTTGAAAATGAGACGGCCTCGGCCTCCGTCCAGGAAGACGCGGACTCCAAGTGGAATCGTGAGGTTCATCGCACCATGGCCTGACGGGAACCCAGACAATATGGGGATGTCCTGATGGCGGAACAACTCGAGGACTACGGATTCCAGGTTTGTCCCCTCTTTATCGTTGCAACCCACCATCTCGCCGAGAACCAAGCCCTCGATCTGATCGAGTTTTCCCGCCTGTCTCATATGTGTCAACATCCTATCGATTCGATAGGGCGGTTCGTTCACGTCCTCCACAAAGAGAATACTGCCCCTGAGGTCGGGTTCATAAGCCGTCCCGATGGTGCTCACCAAAATGGAGAGGCAGCCACCCTTGATTCTCCCCTGTCCGGTGCCAGGCTTCAACACCCTGCAGACCGGAGTTTCACTCGGAAGTCCCAGGCGGAGTGTCTCCTTCAGGCTTGCCCGGGTTCTCTTTGCATCCCCATCGAAGAACTGGCGGGTTGCCACGTTGGGTCCATGGAAGGGGATCAGGCCGCACTCTTCCAGAAGATAGACCAACAGAGCCGTGATGTCACTGGATCCCACCAGTATCTTGGGGTTGCTCCGAATCACGCCGGGATCGAGCAAAGGGATGACCCGTTGCGAC harbors:
- a CDS encoding sigma-54-dependent Fis family transcriptional regulator; translation: MGADKTGFSLLLVDDEAMVLSLLRDIFVDEGYHIHTARNGEEALAIQRRTRIHAALIDFKMPGMDGLTLLQEMKEHDSDLMVIMLTGHGGVREAVKAIKLGALDFLEKPFSPEGLRARIGQLRHIWELSEENRRLRARAIFRFGFDSLVGNSKALLKVKETIGRVGPMDTTVLIQGETGTGKELVARAIHFHSSRSKKNFVAVDCAAISQTVMESELFGHVKGAFTGAHVSNPGLFRSAHKGTLFLDEVSELSPAVQAKLLRTIQEREVRPVGGTRSYSVDTRIVASTNRNLAEEVGRGTFRDDLYYRLNVVTIDLPPLRERKEDIPLLVRYFLERFATEYSPVKGISEEALSCLEKSDWPGNIRELENVIRRAVSLGRGEVILPGDLPPVFSSHSEHSSSCVVPPSDDTLAAYEKAAIQNALIKSGSHRKRAAEILGIGEATLYRKLKAYGIYG
- the mpl gene encoding UDP-N-acetylmuramate:L-alanyl-gamma-D-glutamyl-meso-diaminopimelate ligase, which translates into the protein MKSQNHIHFIGICGTGMAAGAVLMKAKGYRVTGSDTGVYPPMSTYLEGEGIGFAIGFDPSNLVPRPDLVVIGNSLSRGNPEIEAVLDLKIPYVSLPELLRKELIRAKRSLVVTGTHGKTTSSSLLAWVLESSGRSPSFFVGGIPLNFARPIRRTEGSEVVLEGDEYDTCFFDKRPKFLHYRPDVMIITNIEFDHADIYRNIHEIETVFASAQQLIPRKGLVVANGDESAVRRALKRTFCPVEWFGLGENVTWRIAEFRPEGEGIAFSLLHKGRLNSRLYLPVMGEHNALNAAAVYIVCHRLGLTSQEIQRGFGTFKGVRRRMEKRGTFRGVTVFDDFAHHPTAIARTISALKAHYPGRPLWAVFEPRTNTTRRNLFQRELAEAFRGARGVLIGEVYRKDRIDPVHRLDPARLARDIEVNLTQRAWYMPEVDEIVAFLSDSVRQGELVVVMSNGGFGGLTDKLVSTLKQQDHRGDIH
- a CDS encoding response regulator; translated protein: MAKKTILVVDDDEDQRLLCQEVLGDEGYEIMVARDGKEALERVEHRIPDLVVLDIVMPEMDGMEAMTRILRKHKKIPVILNTSYSRFREDFLTGAADAYVVKSSDLTELKKKIRELISSSP
- a CDS encoding LD-carboxypeptidase, giving the protein MEDLIKAPALVPGDAVAIAAPAGCLREEGRGFLERAVSSLRAMGFRVKASPPPFRRNRYLAGEDVERADELMAYFSDPDIRAVFCARGGYGSQRVIPLLDPGVIRSNPKILVGSSDITALLVYLLEECGLIPFHGPNVATRQFFDGDAKRTRASLKETLRLGLPSETPVCRVLKPGTGQGRIKGGCLSILVSTIGTAYEPDLRGSILFVEDVNEPPYRIDRMLTHMRQAGKLDQIEGLVLGEMVGCNDKEGTNLESVVLELFRHQDIPILSGFPSGHGAMNLTIPLGVRVFLDGGRGRLIFKESGLSIR